The sequence below is a genomic window from Cucumis melo cultivar AY chromosome 5, USDA_Cmelo_AY_1.0, whole genome shotgun sequence.
TTACACCCTAATTTCTTTAAGGAATTTCTTCAATTCAAAATAATATAGTTAGGTATTATTGGTTATTTTACAatgataaattaattaattaaatacttatatagaaactaaaatttaatttataattattctCTTTAATCAGTTTAATTTAACCTCTTAtacataaattatatttttaaacttttgtaaTTAAGTTATATTTTAAGCATTTTAAAAAACGTTGAATGCACATAGTATCAAACTAAGAAgtgtagtttttttaaaatttatatagaaaTAACTACTTTGATCAAgacaaaatgaaagaatacaaagcATCCAAAAAAATCAAGCCACCAGAACACACCAACTAAAAAAGAAGGGTCCAACTGACTAAAATGTTATCAAAGGAATAATAAAAAAGGATGCAGAATTATCGAGCATAACCAAAAGATCTAATACCATATAATTTTCAGAAGAGGATAAACGATAAAGATAAGGAAAAGAACAAAGGACCCCCCTATCCATTCATCCTCTCGAAAAAACACCATTCCTTACCATTCCCACAAAGCAACGAGTTTACCGGGAAAACGTCGAATACTTGAAAAAAATACCTTTCCAAGGATTACAGTAAAGAGTGTTGTTATTTTTGCAATACAATAGTTGTggaattttttattctttttgaaaAAGGATACGTTAGGTTAGTAAAGAAAGATGAGGGTGCTAAGCGAGTGTTCGCCTTGTGGAGAAGTCCAAGAGGAGTATATGGAGTTTTATTAGTTTGccaaaatattgattaatggtTATTATAgatttcttttacctatattCTGTATCATTgtatatttacaattattctTTTAGCCACTATTTTATCTACATTTTGCAATTTGGTATGCCAATTACATACACGTTTTCCATTTGGTTTCTTTTCCAATGTGTTTTAGGATTGTGAAAGATTAAAGCATGTTGATCTTAGCTACTCTACTTTATTAGAGAATATTCCTGATTTCTCTATAGCATCAAACCTTAAAGAATTGAATCTCATCAATTGCACAAATTTAAGAATAATAGATAAGTCTGTTTTTTCTCTCAATAAGCTTAATGTCCAAAACCTTTATGGTTGCTTTAACCTTAAAAAGCTTTCAAAAGGCAATTTCATGTTATGTTCTCTTAAAGAATTGAATCTCTCTTACTGCAAAAATCTTAAGAAAATTCCAGACATCTCTCAAACATTAAACCTTAAGAGCCTATATCTCCAAAAATGCACAAATTCAAGAATGATTCATGAATCTGTTGGATCTTTGAACAAGCTTGAACAGTTAAACCTTAGACAATGCACTAACCTGGTAAAGCTTCCAAGCTATCTCAGGTTAAAGTCTCTTGGCTATTTATCACTTTCTGGGTGGTGTAAGCTTGAAAGCTTCCCAACAATTGCTGAAAACATGAAATCTTTATACGAATTGGATTTGGATTTTACTGCCATAAAGGAGTTACCTTCATCAATTGGATATCTTACTAAGCTTTCTATATTAAAACTTAATGGTTGCACAAACCTAGCTCATCTCCCTTCCcaatacaatttatttattaagGAATCTTGAGAATCTTCTTCTTAGTGGCTGTTCTATATTTGGAATGTTTCCCCATAAATGGGACCCAACTATCCAACCAGTATGCTCTCcttaaaaaatgatggaaacaGCTTCGTGGAGCTTAGAATTTCCCCATTTACTAGTTCCAAATGAAAGTTTATGTGCACATTTCACTTTGTTGGATCTTGAATCTTGCAACATATCAAATGcaaaatttttagaaattttatgTGATGTTGCCCCTTTCTTATCTGATCTACACTTGTCCGAAAATAAATAATCTAATTGACCCTCATGTCTTCACAAATTCATGTCTTTATGGAATCTTGAATTAAGGAATTATAAGTTTCTTCAAAAAATTCCAAACCTTCCCCAAAACATACAAAATTTGGACGCCAGGGGTTGCAAATCGTTGGCTCGAAGTCCAGATAACATTGTGGATATAATATCAATAAAACAGGTTAGAttctttccattcattttgTTCCTATCTTACACGTAGACAATTTAATCATATGGATTCTTATTCTCTATAGGACCTCGCGTTGGGTGAGATTTCAAGAGATTCTTATTAATGGGCGTTGAGATTCCAGAATGGTTTAGCTATAAGACTGCCTCCAATTTGGTGAGTGCTACCTTTCGTCACTATCCAGAAATGGAAAGAACTTTGGCTGCCGGCGTTAGTTTCAAAGTGAATGGAGATTCATCTACAAGAAAGTCCGAATTTCATGCAGTATATTCATCTGCAATAaactccatttttctttttcaagacCATTTCTTCCATCAAAATTAGAATATATGTGGTTAGTAACAACTTCTCTAGCGTGGGGTTCCATGGAGGTGAATGATTGGAATATAGTTTTGGTCTGGTTTGAGGTTCATGAAGCACATAGTGAGGTTAATGCAACTATAACAAGGTGCGGTGCCCATGTCACTGAAGAGCTCCATGTGATACAAAATGGATGTGAAGTGGCCGATGGTAAATTATGCCGATTTTTATCAACTAGAGAAATTGCAAAGCCTGTAAGTTGATTGTTTAATTACTTGTTACTTATTTACTTTCTTcctgtttgttttttttttttttttttttttttggagtgAATGTATGATAGATCTCAAAGGGGGACATGTGTATGTTATGATTAAGTTTGTTTAATGGCATAGGGATATTGAGGATCTTCTTCTCAAAAGCATTTTGAAACAATCTCCTGCTGGTCAAATTTCAAAGCAATGTTGCATGCAGGAAATTATGATCCAGAAGCAATATAATGGTGAAGCAGTGATATCTGGAATGGAAGGCATGGGAGATACTACACTCGCCAACTCTTTATGCAATAAATTTAAATGGATGAAGGATAACCTTTTCGGGATAAAGGAGCATCATCACAGTGAAGCTTTAGATAATTCTACAGGCTTTTTCCATATCAGAGGAAGAGAGCTCCAGTTATTTTCTTGGTCGTGGGCCCACCACCGTAAGCGTGGAGATGGTAAAAGAGGAACCAATATCACAACCCATACAATATCCTCCAAATGCTATTTGATGCTCTTTCATGAAGCCGAGAACTGTAATGATATATTTGACTGGGTTGGTACACAGCGTTGGATTAAAACTTCTGGCAGTTCTAACGGAAGAGGTGATGTTCAGTTTCTGATTAAAAAGGGTTGATATATCATTCCTCCGAAGCTCTcaatttttagtaaaaatttatatttaaacaaCCTTTTACTCATTTTGGGACTtgtattatattaatttaaacacTATGATAattaatatcaatttaaacGCTCAACAACTTGTGTAAGTTTACATATTAATTGAACACCCTTCttatttaatttagattttgttcAAAAATATCATGTGAAACATattactaaaattttaaattgttatattAAAGTGAATCGATTTAAACTCTTTATTAGGATTACATTTGATCAGTATTCAATAGCTTCACTTTCTCCCTTAGCTAGCTAGTGATAGATATACCAataacaatgttttttttttttaagatggAAACCGATGTGTTATATAGTGCTAGGCACACCAAAAACATCAAACTTCATTCGATTAAAATAAAGCATTTATACAAAGTTGTGTTCAAGAGGCTAGAGAGAGGCCTCAAAGTACGAGAGTTAATCTAGCAATCCACTAATATTTAAAGAGATTGGACTTGGAATATAGTCTttttaagagtttgtttctgtTGGACCATAGACGAAGGGTTTTTGTGAGAAGTCGTACCAGAAGTAGCTTTGTGTCTTTGGATTTACTCGTACCAGAAGTAGCATTTCCCCATGTGTGTTCAAATTACAAGGGTTTAGACATGGATTAGTATTCACTTTGCTTCTCATTTTATATGAAGGATATTAACCTAATTCAAACTTCTTTCCTTGGATCTCTTTCATGACGCACCATTCACATTCACACATTgccaaactttttttttttttactttttaatttttttccatcCTGTCTTCTCTCTTGCATGTTTTCTCCTTTTTTCCCTTATTCattttaaagataaaaataaaaagaacaaTGATTGTGTCATTTGTAGGCAAAAGATTTAAAATATGTATGGATATGTTGATATATCTTTAAATCTAAGGTTGGATATTTTCAACATTATCTTTTATAAATGTTCGTAAAAGAGAACATGTCATCTAGTCTAATATGAATAGAAATACTAATAACTATATTTTCATAACTTAGTTTGGGAGTAAAAATAACTTAATTATTtatctaaataaattttaaaattttgcaattttgaaaatatttgtcGATATGTATGTTTCATCGATCTATCCATCAATATCATATGTTAATTGTTAATGGTGGGTCATCAAATTGTTCGCTCTATTGACTACTGTTTGGATCGGCCGTCATTGATGTTGAAGGAAGAAGATAAGAGAGACAAAGAAGTGCAAGCGATGGAAACaataaagaaaggaagaaaaaaaaatacatttttaattatatcattgaaaatatatatttagtaataaaaaaaatcagcTTTACCAAGAAAATGTCGAACAAATGGACTAAGAATGTTTAGAAACTCTTGAAATTTCCAAAATGGAAACGTTAAAAGTTATGGGACAAATTGCAAGAAACTTGAAAGTTTGGAAACAAAATAATATTCAAACACaaattctaattttatttagaaaagttGGATTCATATTGTTTGAGAACCCATCCAATTAAGAAGGGGAGAGCAAAGTTATAACTTATTTAAAACACCTTTCATTTTGATTTATTGGCTTTTGTGAGAAGTCGGTTAAATatacaaaaatcaattttaatttatgaaTAATGAAGttgaaaattgaatatttgttAGGGAGTCAAATCTAAATTTAACCATTGACTTCAACTTAGATAAAACATGGTTATATACTTTCTGTACACTGTTATTTTCTTAGAAAAACAAactcaaattttgaaaactaaaatggGAGTGGCTAGAGAATACGATGAAATTGGAAGCTGTATTGTatcaatcaaattcaaaatacaaAGCCCCACTTCTTCACTGCGATGCCAACTCAATCAACTTATATTGAGAGCCTACGTTTCCTTCctcaaacaaaaaaattatattgaTAGTTGAAGCGTTTGATTTTTTCTCTTTATCTAATACATCACTCTTCAATTTTTGCTCTGCATTATTCTTCACAAATATTGCTACCGGTGTTttcaatttctcttttctttagtCTATGCGTTTCTTTCCTAATGGATTCTTCCACTGTTGCAACAAAATCACCGACTTTCGGATGGAGTTATGATGTGTTTTTGAGTTTTAGAGGTGAGGATACTCGCACCAATTTCACCAGTCATCTTGATATGGCTTTGCGTCAAAAGGGTGTCAACGTCTTCATAGACGACAAGCTTGAAAGGGGTGAGCAAATTTCTGAAACTCTTTTCAAATCTATACAGGAAGCTTTAATTTCTATTGTTATATTCTCTCAAAATTATGCATCCTCTTCATGGTGTCTGGATGAATTGGTCAACATAATTGAGTGTAAGAAGTCCAAGGGCCAGATTGTTTTGCCAGTTTTCTATAAGGTGGATCCGTCGGATATTCGAACACAAACTGGTAGTTTCGGAGAAGCATTAGCCAAACATCAGGCTAAGTTCCAAATAAAGACCCAAATTTGGAGGGAAGCTTTAACTACTGCTGCTAACTTTTCTGGTTGGGATCTAGGAACtaggtatatattttcttaccgacattttgttttttctattcCAAATCTCATTTTTATGCTATGTTTGAATGTATGCATGTATATATGTACGTACATAtgtatgtgtatgtatgtattttaATGAGCACACTGACCAATTAATTTTTATCTTAGAAGATTCATTCTCTCTCAAGAtccaatttaattaattgtgttcatcatcttttaattttggtatATGATTATGCACTTACCAACAGGAAGGAGGCTGATCTTATTGGAGATCTTGTTAAAAAAGTGTTGTCTACATTAAATCGCACTTGCGCGCCTTTATATGTAGCTAAGTATCCGGTTGCAATTGATTCTATACTAGAATATATGAAGCTTCGTTCACATATTAATCTTTTTGAGAAGAGCAACAAATTCCATTATCAAACACAACATGAGTATGAGTTTGATACTGATGTTAACATGGTGGGGATATATGGCATTGGAGGTATTGGTAAGACAACTTTGGCTAAAGCTTTATACAACAAAATTGCTAGCCAATTTGAAGGTTGTTGCTTTCTATCAAATGTTAGAGAAGCTTCAAAGCAATTCAATGGCCTTGCTCAATTACAGGAAAGCCTACTCTATGAGATCCTAACGATTCATTTGAAAGTTGTCAATTTTGATAGAGGAATTAACATCATAAGGAATAGATTGTGTTCGAAGAAAGTTCTTATAGTTCTTGATGATGTAGATAGACTTGAGCAGTTAGAAGCATTGGTTGGTGGGCGTGATTGGTTTGGCCAAGGCAGTAGAATCATTGTGACAACAAGGAATAAACATTTACTTTCTAGCCATGGCTTTGATGAAATACACAATATTCTAGGATTGAATGAAGAGAAAGCTATTGAGCTTTTTAGTTggcatgctttcaagaaaaatCATCCATCAAGTAATTATTTAAACCTTTCAAAACGTGCTACAAGTTATTGTAGAGGTCATCCTTTGGCTCTCGTTGTTTTAGGTTCTTTCCTTTGTACCAGAGATCAAGTAGAATGGTGTAGTATATTAGATGAATTTGAAAACTCTTTGAACAAAGATATCAAAGATATTCTTCAATTAAGTTTTGATGGGCTTGAAGACAAAGTAAAGGATATCTTTCTTGATATTTCTTGTTTACTTGTGGGAGAGAAAGTTAAGTACGTTAAGAAGATGTTGAGTGCATGCCATGTAAATCTAGATTTTGTAATTATAGTACTCATGGATCTTTCACTTATGACGATTGAAAATGACAAAGTGCAAATGCATGATTTAATCAAACAGATGGGTCATAAAATAGTTTGTGGTGAATCTCTTGAGCTTGGAAAGAGGAGTAGGTTGTGGTTGGTACAAGATGTTTGGGATGTGCTTGTTAATAATTCAGTGAGTAACTCATACCCAAAGTATCTTTAATTTACTTATTTCTAAGACTTCAAATGATGACAAAGGTTTGTCAAATGTTGTTAATTTACTAAATATATGACTTTTTCAGGGAACAGACGCAGTTAAAGCCATAAAGTTGGACTTTCCTAATCCCACAAAGTTGGATGTGGATCTACAAgcttttagaaaaatgaaaaatttgagaTTACTTATCGTTCAAAATGCAAGATTTTGTACCAAGATTGAGTACCTACCTGATAGCTTAAAGTGGATTAAGTGGCATGGATTTCCTCAATCAACTTTGCCTTCGTGCTTCATTACGAAAAATCTTGTCGGACTAGATTTGCAACATAGCTTCATAAAAACATTTGAGAAAAGACTTAAggtaaattttatttctatgCCTTAAATGGGTAGTttacaatttaaaataattcataaaTACACGGATCTTTGTTATAATACCTTTTGAATATAAggcttattttctttttctttttcttttttttttttttttttttttttttttgcgctAAGTTTAGATACGATGTCTAAAGTTTATACGTATGTAGAAGTTTATATGTCTGAGgagtttatatatttatgtgtGTAGTGGAGAGTTGTTTTTTCTAAGTTcatatgtttgtgtttagggTCCAGACTTGAGTTCATAAGTTAAAGGTTTCCATTTGCAATTTAAATTATAAGTAATATGTTTTTGTATAActatctatcaatgatagactctTAGTAGTCATATGGCCTATCTTTAAAAGATTCTTATTTATGATATGATCCTTAAGGATAAACTATAGTATTGATACAATATTTTTAGAGCTTAAGCTAAATTTTTCTacatttgcaattttttttattataatatatgtgttaaaactttgaatctaattgttatatatttaaaaaaaaaaagtaaatatattGGCTCTATATGTTAATTAAGATCTTACCTGATTGGATTTGTTCTATAGGTTTGTCCAATTCTGTCCTTGTGTTCCAAGAATATATGTTTTGTGGTTAAAAagttggttttttttaaaaaaaaaaaaattaccttcagatttgattttaatataaaatcaaattaaaaactGAAACCAAATTTTCACTAAATTGACTAAATCACATTCTTAATCTCTTTAAGGTATCAATGGTTATTTTTACAATCTACTAAATTCAAAACAATATATGTCAGGTATTAATGGTTAATTTAATGTAGTGATTACTTAATTAAGGAAAATTGCataagatgataaaaaaaaatttagaaaaaaacagCTCATATCACATCTTTTTTTGCATGTTGCATAAATATGGCAAATATTATAGTTATCAGATGGTTATCAGAGTGCTATTAGAGGGttatccgcttttaaatttgctatttttatcaCTATGTTatccacttttaaatttgctacttttacaATTTATAAAATGCAGTGACATAGGCTTTATTTTCATAAatctttttgctatttttgtaaaaaCCCCATTAATAAATTacgtataaaataaatttaattcataattATGTAATTTAACATATTATGCATAAATTATACATTTTAAAACTTCTCTGATTTGTTGCATTTTAAACTTATAATTACAATACAATTCAATTGGACACAGTATCAAACTAATAGTAGTAAAAACTAAAAGTGTGTTGTTGTCAACATGAGCGTTGCTCAATTAATACATTTGTATTATCAATTTCGAGATTAGAGATACGATGTTACGTCTTCACCCACCTTTAATTACAATACCTTAGGAAAAAAAAGGTGTGTTGCTATTTTATGCAATAGTTGTGGATTAATGCAAATAGATGAATATTCTTGATATGGATTGATTTTATCACTGATTTACTTTCATACATAGAGTTTTATTAGTTTGCCTAAATACTGATGAAGGGTTATCATAGATTTTTTACATATATTCCATTTTTTCttctatatttacaattatttttttagctactattttatcaaaattttgtttGATATGCCAAGTTACATACCCCTTTcccttaattatattttggtttCTTTTTCGATATGTTTTAGGATTGTGAAAGGTTGAAACATGTTGATCTTAGCTACTCTACTTTATTAGAGCAAATTCCTGATTTCTCCATCAAATCTTGGAGAGTTGTATCTCATCAATTGCACAAATTTAGGAATGATAGATAAGTCTCTTTTTTCTCTCCATAAGCTTATTGTCCTAAACCTTGATGGTTGTTCTAACCTTAAAAAGTTTCCAAGAGGCTACTTCATGTTAAGTTCTCTTAAAGAACTGAGGCTCTCTTACTGCAAAAAGCTTGAGAAAATTCCAGACTTATCTGCAGCATCAAACCTTGAGAGATTGTATCTCCAAGAATGCACAAATTTAAGATTGATTCATGAATCTATTGGATCTTTGGATAAGCTTGACCATTTGGACCTTAGACAATGCACTAACCTTTCAAAGCTTCCAAGTCATCTCAGGTTAAAATCTCTTCAAAATTTAGAACTTTCTAGGTGTTGTAAGCTTGAAAGCTTCCCAACAATCGATGAAAACATGAAATCTTTAAGGCATTTGGATTTGGATTTTACTGCCATAAAGGAGTTACCTTCATCAATTGGATATCTTACTGAGCTCTGTACATTAAATCTTACCAGTTGCACAAACCTCATCTCCCTTCCCAATACAATTTATTTGTTAAGGAATCTTGACGAACTTCTTCTTAGTGGGTGTTCTAGATTTAGAATATTTCCCCATAAATGGGACCGAAGCATCCAACCAGTATGCTCTCCTACAAAAATGATCGAAACAACTTCATGGAGCTTAGAATTTCCCCATTTACTAGTTCCAAATGAAAGTTTATTTTCCCATTTCACTTTATTGGATCTTAAATCTTGCAACATATCAAATGCAAAGTTTTTGGAAATTTTATGTGATGTTGCCCCTTTCTTATCTGATCTACGCCTGTCAGAAAACAAATTCTCTAGCTTACCCTCATGTCTCCATAAGTTCATGTCCTTGTGGAATCTTGAATTAAAAAATTGTAAGTTTCTTCAAGAAATTCCAAACCTTCCTAAGAATATACAAAAAATGGATGCCAGTGGTTGTGAATCATTGGTTCGAAGTCCAGATAATATTGTGGATATAATATCAAAAAAACAGGTTCGCCTCTAATTTCCCATCAATTTATATTCTTATCTTGTAAACAATTTAATGCATTATGAATTCTTATTCTCTATAGGACCTCACATTGGGTGAGATTTCAAGAGAGTTCTTATTAACGGGGATAGAGATTCCAGAATGGTTCAGCTATAAGACTGCCTCCAATTTGGTGAGTGCTAGTTTTTGTCACTATCCAGACATGGAAAGAACTTTGGCTGCCTGTGTTAGTTTCAAAGTGAAAGGAAAT
It includes:
- the LOC103499468 gene encoding LOW QUALITY PROTEIN: TMV resistance protein N-like (The sequence of the model RefSeq protein was modified relative to this genomic sequence to represent the inferred CDS: inserted 2 bases in 1 codon), giving the protein MDSSTVATKSPTFGWSYDVFLSFRGEDTRTNFTSHLDMALRQKGVNVFIDDKLERGEQISETLFKSIQEALISIVIFSQNYASSSWCLDELVNIIECKKSKGQIVLPVFYKVDPSDIRTQTGSFGEALAKHQAKFQIKTQIWREALTTAANFSGWDLGTRKEADLIGDLVKKVLSTLNRTCAPLYVAKYPVAIDSILEYMKLRSHINLFEKSNKFHYQTQHEYEFDTDVNMVGIYGIGGIGKTTLAKALYNKIASQFEGCCFLSNVREASKQFNGLAQLQESLLYEILTIHLKVVNFDRGINIIRNRLCSKKVLIVLDDVDRLEQLEALVGGRDWFGQGSRIIVTTRNKHLLSSHGFDEIHNILGLNEEKAIELFSWHAFKKNHPSSNYLNLSKRATSYCRGHPLALVVLGSFLCTRDQVEWCSILDEFENSLNKDIKDILQLSFDGLEDKVKDIFLDISCLLVGEKVKYVKKMLSACHVNLDFVIIVLMDLSLMTIENDKVQMHDLIKQMGHKIVCGESLELGKRSRLWLVQDVWDVLVNNSGTDAVKAIKLDFPNPTKLDVDLQAFRKMKNLRLLIVQNARFCTKIEYLPDSLKWIKWHGFPQSTLPSCFITKNLVGLDLQHSFIKTFEKRLKDCERLKHVDLSYSTLLEQIPDFSXSNLGELYLINCTNLGMIDKSLFSLHKLIVLNLDGCSNLKKFPRGYFMLSSLKELRLSYCKKLEKIPDLSAASNLERLYLQECTNLRLIHESIGSLDKLDHLDLRQCTNLSKLPSHLRLKSLQNLELSRCCKLESFPTIDENMKSLRHLDLDFTAIKELPSSIGYLTELCTLNLTSCTNLISLPNTIYLLRNLDELLLSGCSRFRIFPHKWDRSIQPVCSPTKMIETTSWSLEFPHLLVPNESLFSHFTLLDLKSCNISNAKFLEILCDVAPFLSDLRLSENKFSSLPSCLHKFMSLWNLELKNCKFLQEIPNLPKNIQKMDASGCESLVRSPDNIVDIISKKQDLTLGEISREFLLTGIEIPEWFSYKTASNLVSASFCHYPDMERTLAACVSFKVKGNSSASGARISCNIFICNKLHFSFSRPFLPSKSEYIWLVTTSLAWGSVEVNDWNKVLVWFEVHEAHSEVNATITRCGVHVTEELHGIQMDVKWPMVNYADFYQLEKLQRLDIEDLLLKSFLESVSCWSNSKAMLHAGNYDPEAIIDSNIQPMIFPLHVTYNGETVICGMEGMGDTTLANSLCNKFKWMKEHLFEIKEHHYSEALDNSTSIFHIRGRELQRFSWSWAAHHRKRGDGKRGTNITTHTISSKCYLMLFHEVENCNDIFDWVGTQRWIKTSGSSNGRGDVQFLIKRVDISLL